One Flavobacterium sp. 90 DNA segment encodes these proteins:
- a CDS encoding helix-turn-helix domain-containing protein: protein MIRDLINTNLDDLPIRGLAIHIIKNYVLKSPVGESFRVSNYSILLIKSGKLTVHFQQADQVLSDMDLLVIPSDSYCSIVQFEGKLQFYLITFSFEYAIKNSLRQELIEALQFIITRASIKIKLDEKEMLILSLIYKVLYFVTRDPAVSSNDNELHRISFNLFMYELRLLYAKHSNDFALQFTRKESLIIRFLTILSIHYRKQHNAQFYAGSLFVTAGYLNQMVKEITGKTVKKLIVETIISEAEKLLEDPQNTVSQIAEDLEFSSSNSFTIFFKRHTNLSPSQYRLSAMEKIKTR from the coding sequence ATGATCAGAGATTTGATCAATACCAACTTGGATGATCTGCCCATTAGGGGATTAGCAATTCATATTATCAAAAATTATGTATTAAAGTCCCCTGTGGGTGAATCATTTCGGGTATCAAACTATTCAATTTTATTAATTAAATCCGGAAAACTAACTGTCCACTTTCAGCAGGCTGATCAGGTTCTGTCAGATATGGATTTGCTGGTGATACCAAGCGATTCATATTGCAGCATCGTGCAGTTTGAAGGAAAGCTTCAGTTTTACCTGATCACTTTCAGCTTCGAATACGCAATAAAAAATAGTTTGCGACAGGAACTAATTGAGGCCTTACAATTTATAATTACAAGAGCATCAATTAAGATAAAATTGGATGAAAAGGAGATGTTAATTCTTTCCTTGATATATAAAGTGCTGTATTTTGTCACCAGAGATCCAGCAGTTAGCAGCAATGATAATGAACTGCATCGCATAAGTTTTAACCTCTTTATGTATGAACTGAGATTACTCTACGCAAAACATTCAAATGATTTTGCTCTGCAGTTTACGAGAAAAGAAAGTTTAATAATTCGATTTCTCACTATTTTGTCCATTCATTACAGAAAACAGCACAACGCCCAGTTTTATGCCGGCTCCCTTTTTGTTACAGCCGGCTATTTAAATCAAATGGTAAAGGAAATAACAGGTAAAACCGTTAAGAAACTAATTGTAGAGACTATTATCTCTGAAGCGGAAAAACTGCTAGAAGACCCTCAAAATACAGTATCGCAAATTGCTGAAGATTTGGAATTCTCAAGTTCAAACAGTTTTACCATTTTTTTTAAAAGACACACCAATTTGTCCCCATCTCAGTATCGTTTAAGTGCAATGGAAAAAATTAAGACTCGCTAG
- a CDS encoding helix-turn-helix domain-containing protein, producing MTQHRYLFLLIATQIMLSQRNNFHVPDSLRNKNFEYLDDKIYSYKGDSSKAAVYMYTFLYKAKKEQNYKEIVNGYQNILHESPEKQRLVYADSMILAAEKSGMNSLLGSAYLSKGIVYYSRKELHEALDNYIEANKYISKTSDQYLKFKVKYNIAIIKSYLGYYDEAIALLTECVDHFKNEGSRPYLNSLHALGLSYNKIGNYGKCTQTNLLGISESERLENNDMVPYFIHSEAVNQFFKEDYNDVIKNLKSVADQIKKNEDFASESISCFYIGKSYWKLKKYEDAVSYFLKVDQIYKSHGYIRPDLREAYELLIKYYKTQNNLDSQLYCIEQLLLADNYLNETYKYLVSKLHKEYDTNELIFEKEQIQQQFIKEKKQGYVFTGLAIALLLLSSFLTFNHFRNRRLYKKNFDQLMLQLNTGKAPKDKFRSSGDNLTDINPETVSYIIKQLEKFENEKKFLQKDLTISKLAVMFNSNQTYVSRIIRHYSGKAFKDYINDLKIEHIIALLHNNKKIRKYNNLALAEEAGFSSKQLFAQLFKAKTGMPTAYFIEQLKTESL from the coding sequence ATGACTCAGCATCGTTATCTCTTTCTCCTTATTGCTACTCAGATAATGCTATCGCAAAGAAATAATTTCCATGTACCTGATTCTTTAAGGAACAAAAACTTTGAATATCTGGATGATAAAATATACAGTTACAAAGGAGATAGCAGCAAAGCTGCAGTTTATATGTATACTTTTCTATATAAGGCAAAAAAAGAACAGAATTACAAAGAAATTGTCAATGGCTATCAAAATATCCTCCATGAGTCTCCGGAAAAACAAAGACTAGTTTATGCTGACAGTATGATATTAGCCGCTGAAAAATCCGGTATGAATTCTTTACTGGGTTCAGCCTATCTGTCTAAAGGGATTGTATATTATAGTAGAAAAGAGCTTCATGAGGCCTTAGATAATTACATAGAAGCAAACAAATACATTTCCAAAACTTCGGACCAATATTTAAAGTTTAAGGTTAAGTATAATATTGCCATCATTAAATCCTATTTAGGCTATTATGATGAAGCTATTGCGTTATTGACTGAGTGTGTGGATCATTTTAAGAATGAGGGATCAAGACCCTATTTAAATTCTCTTCATGCCCTGGGACTTTCCTACAATAAAATTGGAAATTATGGCAAATGTACTCAGACCAATCTTTTAGGAATATCCGAAAGCGAACGACTGGAAAATAACGACATGGTCCCCTACTTCATTCATTCAGAAGCAGTCAATCAATTTTTTAAGGAAGATTACAATGACGTTATAAAAAATCTTAAATCAGTTGCAGACCAGATCAAAAAAAATGAAGATTTTGCCAGTGAATCTATAAGCTGTTTTTACATCGGTAAAAGTTACTGGAAATTAAAAAAGTATGAAGATGCCGTTTCTTATTTTTTAAAAGTAGATCAAATTTATAAAAGTCATGGCTATATTAGACCTGATCTGCGAGAGGCTTATGAATTATTAATCAAATATTATAAAACACAAAATAACTTAGATTCACAACTATATTGTATTGAACAATTGCTGCTGGCAGATAACTACCTTAATGAAACCTATAAATATTTGGTAAGCAAACTGCACAAGGAATACGATACAAATGAGCTTATCTTTGAAAAAGAACAAATCCAGCAGCAGTTCATAAAAGAAAAAAAACAAGGGTATGTATTTACTGGTTTGGCAATTGCACTTCTCCTGTTGTCATCATTTTTGACCTTTAATCACTTTAGAAATAGAAGACTTTACAAAAAAAACTTTGATCAGTTAATGCTGCAATTGAATACTGGTAAGGCTCCTAAAGATAAATTCAGATCATCTGGTGATAATCTGACAGATATAAATCCTGAAACGGTTTCCTATATAATTAAACAGCTGGAAAAATTTGAAAACGAAAAAAAATTCCTGCAAAAGGATTTAACTATCTCTAAATTGGCCGTAATGTTTAATTCAAATCAAACCTATGTATCAAGAATCATCCGTCATTACAGCGGAAAAGCATTCAAAGATTATATAAATGATCTGAAAATTGAGCACATTATCGCCTTGCTTCACAATAACAAAAAAATAAGAAAATATAATAATTTAGCGTTGGCAGAAGAAGCTGGTTTCAGCAGCAAACAACTCTTTGCACAATTATTTAAAGCCAAAACAGGTATGCCGACAGCTTACTTTATCGAACAGCTTAAAACGGAAAGTCTGTGA
- a CDS encoding histone H1, which yields MNDLIAKINAEIETFKNESESLSEKGVKAAGARARKSSLEIEKLLKEFRKVSIEESKK from the coding sequence ATGAACGATCTTATTGCAAAAATTAACGCAGAAATCGAAACATTTAAAAATGAATCTGAATCATTATCAGAAAAAGGAGTAAAAGCCGCTGGAGCTAGAGCTCGTAAATCTTCTTTAGAAATTGAGAAACTTTTAAAGGAGTTTAGAAAAGTATCTATTGAGGAATCAAAAAAGTAA
- a CDS encoding helix-turn-helix transcriptional regulator gives MNEKLSEIENYIIDRVRTIRKEKGFTQEQLSLRLDKGVGFIGDIESSKKAKYNVQHLNDIAKVLNCSPKDFWPDKGM, from the coding sequence ATGAATGAGAAATTATCCGAAATAGAAAATTATATAATTGATAGGGTTAGAACTATCCGCAAGGAAAAGGGCTTTACTCAAGAACAATTATCTCTTAGATTGGATAAGGGTGTGGGGTTTATAGGAGATATTGAATCTTCAAAAAAAGCAAAGTATAATGTTCAACATTTAAATGACATTGCAAAAGTTTTAAATTGTTCCCCGAAAGATTTTTGGCCCGATAAAGGTATGTAA
- a CDS encoding SusC/RagA family TonB-linked outer membrane protein: MNYFSFYKGGKTLYCLTLTAILFSFSSSFAGNTYRKFSSIFQQHQVHGTITDGTAPLPGVTIVVKGRASVTAITDYTGQYSINVTASDTLIVSFIGFKTLKVPVSGRSKIDITLQYDTTTLREVKINAGYYSVKESERTGSIARITSKDIETQPVTNVLATMQGRMAGVEITQNTGLPGSGFEIQIRGQNSLRFNGNSPLYIIDGVPYSSQSIGSNMTSGNMPAENSPLNSINPGDITAIEVLKDADATAIYGSRGANGVVLISTKKGKQGKTAFSTTYSYGFGQVAHFMDVLRTPDYLAMRREAFGNDGYNEYPDYAYDVNGTWDQNRNTDWQKELIGGVATYSNLQSSLTGGTERTSFLLSGNYSRETTVFQGSFDYVKAGGHLSLNHESQDSRFKISFSSIYTSQSNSLPAIDITSTALLLAPNAPALYDGSGNLNWENNTFDNPVAALEGKIKGQTNDLVANALLTYDLGAGFTAKGNFGYTFLTQKQLNLRPSTALNPAYGAGSESSIVFTNSLGRNSWIIEPQLNWNHKFGKLSLDALAGTTFQQQKGTRQVNYAIGFANNSLMENPASASRNLVLSSDENLYKYEAFYARLNFNWESRYLLNVTGRRDGSSRFGPGNQFANFGAVGAAWVFSQENMIKDDMPVLSFGKLRASYGTTGNDQIGDYQYLDTYSVAAAKYQGISGLQPSRLFNPDFGWETNKKLEVALETGFFNDRIFSTVAWFQNRSSNQLVGIPLAGTTGFSTMQANLDAVVQNRGLELTLRTINIKNGEFSWITSFNITSNKNRLISFPGLDASTFKNQYVIGHSLNITKVFHYTGLDSSSGTYQFLDVDGDGSVNFGDDQKTIKDLSPKYYGGLQNQLRYKNIELDFLFQFAKQENYNPNSYSPMPGTMANQPSAVLSRWQNPGDTGPYQAFSDSDASRTIAYYQFSSSDAAISDASYIRLKNISLTYQLPQSLTKKFNCKIGLQGQNVFTITKYKGIDPEFKYTGYLPPLRVFTTTIQLTF, from the coding sequence ATGAATTATTTTTCATTCTACAAGGGTGGAAAAACGCTTTATTGCCTAACTTTAACGGCAATTCTGTTTTCTTTTTCCTCGTCGTTTGCCGGAAATACTTACCGGAAATTTTCTTCTATTTTTCAACAGCATCAGGTACATGGTACCATAACCGATGGCACCGCTCCACTGCCCGGAGTCACTATCGTCGTAAAAGGTCGTGCATCCGTTACAGCTATAACAGATTACACGGGGCAGTACTCAATAAATGTTACGGCTTCAGATACTCTTATTGTATCATTTATTGGATTCAAAACCTTAAAAGTTCCGGTTTCCGGCCGTTCGAAAATCGACATTACACTGCAATACGATACTACAACCCTTCGAGAAGTTAAAATAAATGCTGGTTATTACTCTGTTAAAGAAAGTGAACGAACGGGAAGCATTGCCCGTATAACTTCCAAAGATATTGAGACCCAGCCCGTCACTAATGTGCTCGCCACAATGCAGGGAAGAATGGCGGGAGTTGAAATAACTCAAAATACCGGTCTTCCCGGAAGCGGATTCGAAATTCAGATCCGCGGGCAGAACAGTTTACGTTTCAATGGAAACAGCCCGCTGTATATTATTGACGGTGTCCCCTATTCTTCCCAGAGCATAGGAAGCAATATGACATCCGGCAATATGCCAGCCGAAAACAGCCCACTGAACAGCATTAATCCAGGCGACATAACAGCCATTGAAGTACTTAAAGATGCCGATGCAACAGCAATATACGGGTCTCGGGGCGCCAACGGAGTGGTCCTGATTTCAACAAAAAAAGGCAAACAGGGCAAGACGGCTTTCTCCACAACATATTCGTATGGCTTCGGCCAGGTGGCCCATTTCATGGATGTTCTCAGGACGCCCGATTATTTGGCCATGAGAAGGGAAGCATTCGGCAACGACGGCTATAACGAATATCCAGATTATGCCTATGATGTTAACGGCACATGGGATCAGAACCGAAATACAGACTGGCAGAAAGAGCTCATTGGAGGGGTTGCGACATACAGCAATCTACAATCCTCACTTACAGGCGGCACCGAGCGCACCAGTTTTCTTCTGAGCGGAAACTATAGCAGGGAAACTACCGTATTTCAGGGAAGCTTTGATTATGTGAAAGCGGGAGGGCATTTGAGTCTGAACCATGAATCTCAGGACAGCAGATTCAAAATCAGCTTTTCGTCAATTTATACCTCACAGTCAAACAGCCTGCCGGCCATAGATATCACCTCCACAGCGCTTCTGCTTGCTCCCAATGCTCCCGCACTGTATGACGGATCGGGCAACCTAAATTGGGAGAACAACACCTTTGACAATCCTGTGGCTGCGCTTGAGGGAAAAATTAAAGGCCAGACTAACGATTTGGTGGCTAATGCGCTTTTGACCTACGATCTTGGAGCGGGATTTACCGCAAAGGGAAATTTCGGATATACATTCCTTACCCAGAAGCAATTGAACTTGCGCCCATCCACCGCCTTAAATCCCGCATACGGAGCAGGCAGCGAAAGCTCCATCGTATTTACAAACAGCTTGGGAAGGAATTCATGGATTATCGAGCCTCAGCTAAACTGGAACCATAAATTCGGCAAGCTGTCTCTTGACGCATTGGCGGGAACCACTTTCCAGCAGCAGAAAGGTACCAGACAGGTAAATTATGCAATTGGATTTGCCAATAACAGCCTTATGGAAAATCCCGCATCGGCATCCCGAAATCTGGTTTTAAGCAGTGATGAAAATCTGTATAAGTATGAGGCTTTTTATGCAAGGCTGAATTTTAATTGGGAAAGCAGGTATCTTCTTAACGTGACTGGCCGCCGTGATGGCTCGAGCCGTTTTGGCCCCGGCAATCAATTTGCAAACTTCGGTGCCGTCGGTGCCGCATGGGTATTCAGCCAAGAAAATATGATAAAAGACGATATGCCTGTTCTAAGTTTCGGCAAACTTCGCGCCAGTTATGGAACTACGGGAAACGATCAGATTGGAGATTATCAGTACTTGGACACCTACAGCGTGGCCGCTGCAAAATATCAGGGCATTTCAGGGCTTCAGCCAAGTAGGCTGTTTAATCCTGATTTTGGATGGGAAACAAACAAAAAATTGGAAGTTGCGCTCGAAACAGGCTTTTTTAATGATAGGATATTTTCAACCGTTGCCTGGTTCCAGAACCGTTCCTCCAACCAGCTTGTCGGAATTCCGTTGGCGGGAACAACTGGATTCTCCACCATGCAGGCTAATCTTGATGCAGTAGTGCAGAATAGAGGTCTGGAGCTTACATTAAGAACCATAAACATTAAAAACGGCGAATTTAGCTGGATCACCAGCTTTAATATAACAAGCAACAAAAATAGACTTATTTCTTTTCCAGGACTTGATGCATCAACGTTTAAAAACCAGTATGTGATTGGTCATTCTTTAAATATCACCAAAGTATTCCACTACACAGGACTTGATTCTTCTTCTGGGACTTACCAATTTTTGGACGTGGATGGAGACGGATCTGTAAATTTTGGAGATGACCAAAAAACCATTAAGGACCTTAGCCCTAAATATTATGGAGGCCTGCAGAATCAGCTTAGATATAAAAATATAGAGCTCGATTTTCTGTTTCAGTTTGCCAAACAGGAAAATTACAACCCAAATTCGTACTCCCCTATGCCCGGCACAATGGCAAATCAGCCATCGGCCGTCCTGTCTCGCTGGCAAAATCCAGGCGATACTGGCCCTTATCAGGCATTTAGCGATAGTGATGCAAGCCGTACGATTGCCTATTACCAGTTTTCTTCAAGTGACGCTGCCATAAGCGATGCCTCATACATCCGCTTAAAGAATATTTCGCTTACCTACCAGCTGCCGCAAAGCCTCACTAAAAAATTCAATTGTAAAATCGGGCTTCAGGGACAGAATGTCTTCACCATAACTAAATACAAAGGAATTGATCCTGAATTTAAATATACGGGATATCTGCCTCCTTTAAGAGTATTCACAACCACAATACAGTTAACTTTTTAA
- a CDS encoding RagB/SusD family nutrient uptake outer membrane protein — MRSDNIKIYIYPMQFVLLWLFYGCSNFTDVDLPSSQLTSGTVFEEKSTANAAMLDVYSKIRESGILTGYTSGICSQLGLYADELQFYGASGTGLANYYNNSLLATDPQIAATWNSSFTQIYSANAVIEGLDRSKALPADFKQQLKGEALFVRALLHFYLLNLYGPVPYITSTDYKINSNAARMPEKIVYDLIEKDLEESINLLQKVYNGSYRVRPNKATAQTLLARVYLYSEKWEEASNMASAVLNQSDLYVWPTSLDLEFKKESKATIWQLMSNIEGANTYQGNVFIFIQGPPPSMALTENLVNAFSNGDLRKTKWLKAVSNGTVTWYHPYKYQEKSNTATSLEYPVVFRMAELYLIRAEARARAGDLIGAKQDLNKTRNLAGLGDTAAVEPAEIIDDVLTERRLEFFTEFGHRFFDLKRLGRLDKELSPLKPQWKTTNRLLPLPQSELTLNPNLSPQNAGY; from the coding sequence ATGAGAAGCGATAATATTAAAATATACATTTATCCTATGCAGTTTGTTCTGCTATGGCTCTTTTACGGATGTTCAAATTTTACAGACGTAGATCTTCCTTCATCTCAGCTGACCTCCGGAACCGTATTTGAAGAAAAGTCAACCGCTAATGCCGCCATGCTCGACGTCTACTCTAAAATAAGGGAAAGCGGCATATTGACTGGCTATACATCAGGCATATGCAGCCAGCTTGGCCTTTATGCGGACGAGCTCCAATTCTACGGAGCGTCAGGAACAGGGCTTGCAAATTATTACAACAACAGCCTTTTGGCCACAGACCCTCAGATTGCAGCAACATGGAACAGCAGCTTTACTCAAATCTACTCGGCCAATGCAGTAATTGAAGGACTTGATAGGTCTAAAGCTTTGCCCGCCGATTTTAAACAGCAGCTAAAAGGGGAAGCGCTGTTTGTGCGGGCATTGCTTCACTTTTATCTCCTGAATCTATATGGCCCTGTTCCCTATATCACATCAACTGACTATAAAATTAACAGCAATGCGGCTAGAATGCCCGAAAAGATAGTATATGATTTAATTGAGAAGGATTTAGAGGAGTCAATTAACCTATTGCAGAAAGTATATAATGGAAGCTATAGGGTTCGTCCCAATAAAGCGACAGCCCAGACGCTGCTGGCAAGGGTTTATCTGTATTCAGAAAAATGGGAGGAAGCCTCAAATATGGCCTCCGCAGTGCTCAATCAGTCGGATTTGTATGTGTGGCCAACGTCTTTGGATTTGGAGTTTAAGAAAGAAAGCAAAGCTACAATATGGCAGCTGATGTCCAATATTGAAGGCGCTAACACATATCAGGGCAATGTTTTTATTTTTATTCAGGGCCCTCCTCCATCAATGGCTCTTACAGAGAATCTAGTTAATGCCTTCAGCAACGGTGATCTGCGAAAAACCAAATGGCTGAAAGCCGTAAGCAACGGAACAGTAACTTGGTACCATCCATACAAATACCAGGAAAAATCAAATACAGCCACTTCATTGGAGTATCCTGTAGTTTTTAGAATGGCGGAACTGTATCTAATCAGGGCTGAGGCACGCGCCCGCGCTGGTGATCTGATAGGCGCAAAGCAGGATCTAAATAAAACCAGAAATCTTGCAGGTTTGGGCGATACTGCTGCAGTCGAGCCTGCTGAAATTATTGATGATGTGCTAACAGAACGCCGTCTGGAATTTTTTACTGAATTCGGACACCGTTTTTTTGACCTTAAAAGGCTAGGAAGACTAGATAAGGAACTTTCGCCTTTGAAGCCGCAATGGAAGACTACCAATAGATTATTGCCTTTACCGCAAAGCGAATTAACGTTGAACCCAAATCTATCTCCTCAAAATGCAGGCTATTAA
- a CDS encoding prolyl oligopeptidase family serine peptidase, whose translation MQAINVPTGRFFRAVIFVFVLVTCPLLWGQAKQKKIMTVKDYDLWSTLSPGQLSSNGNWSSYALNYYNRNSNADTLFVQHNSSRKKYIFPGATDGKFNGESDFACILRDSLIVQNLKSGKTYSAPCNTDFNFSADHKFLAVFTVQSGKKFKLEIRNGQGMIVREIPDINNYIFDPEKNGIAYCFEKDNAYGVEIMLFKNIIAVTKVIEDHEVPLLGLVWKNNTIAFNEDKISDSRLYSFNISKNRLSTMDPKTTAGYPNDMTVSNPKYQKIILSTDGKSVFFWLKEKSDASNAIDPSAVQIWNSKDKLLFDFRKYKGDYRLNSKMAIWSVEENKVQQITDREYPLGFLSADYKHAFIYDPAAYEPNTNQSQPFDLYIQDLETGKRKLVIAHRTGDFLPLGSPDGNFLFYTKSKQCWVYNISKDSHTNITHGLSESFFFEDYNMPIEAPSYGIGGWTKNNEIILYDKYDLWLISLDGTVKERLTKGREMQKSYRIKVFNSDPYFSLTESKKHFLDLNKGFLLQTSNRETGQSGLSYWNQKNGVKDMVWENKKVDEIRKASNKDVYLYTDQSFELSPRLMFFNHKPTEIIKSNPQQKNFYWGRNEPIEYQVNGVKAKGFLCYPPDFKAGLKYPMVVHIYERQFSYMNEYVNPSLLTEDGFNVTNAINNDYFVLYPDMVYDYGNLAESVTKSVLSAVDEVIKKGDVDSNRVGLIGHSFGGYEADLIITQTNRFATAVAGSAWTDLVSSYLYVSGSRRQPDFYRAEENQIRIGKSLFEDMQSYLKNSPVLLASKVETPLLGWVGENDRHIHSLQSMEFYLAMRRLNKDHTLLVYPNEGHEMGTKENAEDLNVRILQWFDRYLKNGKHQDWMNADFKR comes from the coding sequence ATGCAGGCTATTAACGTACCTACTGGCCGTTTTTTTAGAGCTGTCATTTTTGTTTTTGTTTTAGTTACCTGTCCCCTTTTATGGGGACAGGCTAAACAGAAAAAAATCATGACCGTAAAGGATTATGATTTGTGGAGCACCCTAAGTCCCGGGCAGTTATCCAGTAATGGTAACTGGTCCAGCTACGCTTTAAATTACTATAATAGGAATTCAAATGCCGATACACTTTTTGTCCAGCACAACAGTTCGCGTAAAAAATATATTTTCCCTGGTGCCACAGATGGAAAATTCAACGGGGAATCGGATTTTGCCTGCATTTTAAGAGATTCCCTTATCGTGCAGAATCTTAAATCTGGGAAGACCTATTCTGCACCATGCAATACCGATTTTAATTTTTCAGCAGATCATAAGTTTCTGGCAGTTTTTACCGTGCAGAGCGGGAAAAAGTTCAAATTGGAAATTAGAAATGGGCAAGGAATGATCGTCCGTGAAATTCCAGATATAAACAATTATATTTTCGATCCGGAAAAAAACGGCATTGCATATTGTTTTGAAAAAGATAATGCATATGGAGTAGAAATAATGCTGTTTAAAAATATAATTGCAGTCACAAAAGTTATAGAAGATCATGAAGTGCCGCTTCTTGGTCTGGTATGGAAAAACAATACGATTGCTTTTAATGAAGATAAAATTTCAGATTCAAGACTATATAGTTTCAATATATCCAAAAACAGGCTCAGTACTATGGATCCAAAGACCACAGCTGGATATCCAAATGACATGACGGTCTCCAATCCGAAATATCAAAAAATCATCCTCTCCACTGACGGCAAAAGCGTATTTTTTTGGCTAAAGGAAAAATCAGACGCCTCTAATGCTATTGATCCATCTGCTGTACAGATCTGGAATTCAAAAGACAAGCTCTTGTTTGATTTCAGAAAATACAAAGGTGACTACAGGTTAAACAGCAAAATGGCAATCTGGTCAGTAGAAGAAAATAAAGTGCAGCAGATAACTGACAGGGAATATCCGCTTGGATTTTTAAGCGCTGACTATAAGCACGCATTCATATATGACCCCGCTGCCTATGAACCTAATACCAATCAATCACAGCCATTTGATTTATACATACAGGATTTAGAAACTGGTAAAAGAAAACTTGTGATAGCTCATCGAACGGGTGATTTCCTCCCTTTGGGATCACCTGATGGGAACTTCCTATTTTATACAAAATCCAAGCAATGCTGGGTCTATAACATCTCAAAAGATTCGCACACCAATATAACGCATGGCCTATCTGAGTCGTTTTTCTTCGAGGACTATAATATGCCTATTGAAGCTCCCTCCTATGGAATTGGAGGATGGACAAAAAATAATGAAATTATACTTTACGACAAGTATGATTTGTGGCTGATCTCACTTGACGGAACCGTAAAAGAAAGGCTGACGAAAGGACGGGAAATGCAAAAATCATATCGTATTAAAGTCTTTAATTCTGACCCCTATTTTAGCTTGACAGAATCCAAGAAACATTTTCTAGATCTCAACAAAGGCTTTCTTCTCCAGACTTCAAACCGTGAAACAGGCCAGAGTGGACTTAGCTACTGGAACCAAAAAAATGGAGTGAAGGATATGGTCTGGGAAAATAAGAAAGTTGATGAGATCAGAAAAGCCTCCAATAAGGATGTTTACCTCTACACGGATCAAAGCTTTGAATTATCTCCAAGACTTATGTTTTTTAACCATAAACCAACTGAGATCATAAAGAGCAATCCTCAGCAGAAAAATTTTTATTGGGGCAGAAACGAGCCTATTGAATATCAGGTAAACGGCGTAAAAGCAAAAGGATTTTTATGCTATCCTCCAGATTTTAAAGCCGGATTAAAATATCCAATGGTGGTTCATATCTATGAGCGCCAATTTTCCTATATGAATGAGTATGTAAATCCTTCCCTGCTGACTGAAGACGGATTTAACGTCACAAATGCGATTAATAACGACTATTTTGTACTGTATCCTGACATGGTTTATGATTACGGCAACTTGGCGGAATCAGTTACCAAAAGCGTGCTTAGTGCAGTTGATGAAGTCATTAAAAAAGGTGATGTGGATTCCAACCGTGTCGGATTGATTGGACATTCCTTCGGAGGCTACGAGGCGGACCTGATTATAACGCAGACCAACCGCTTTGCGACCGCAGTAGCCGGGTCTGCTTGGACGGATCTTGTGAGCAGCTATCTGTATGTAAGCGGATCCAGACGACAGCCAGATTTTTATCGTGCTGAAGAGAATCAGATACGCATTGGAAAATCGCTATTTGAAGATATGCAGAGCTATCTAAAAAATTCTCCTGTGCTTTTGGCTTCAAAAGTAGAAACTCCTCTATTGGGATGGGTAGGCGAAAATGACAGGCATATCCATTCCCTGCAGAGCATGGAATTTTATCTGGCGATGCGCCGTCTAAACAAGGATCACACTCTTCTAGTATATCCGAATGAAGGGCATGAAATGGGCACAAAAGAAAACGCAGAAGATCTCAATGTTCGAATCCTGCAATGGTTTGACCGTTACTTGAAAAATGGCAAGCATCAAGACTGGATGAACGCTGATTTCAAAAGATAA
- a CDS encoding DUF6520 family protein — protein sequence MKSNVLKTILPLAVVAVGLTSAASTSSLSSKSVAQQGYQHIANPDSCNAVQQCDEGGNFNCKIGASSGSGAQLYDSNCVTPLKRSTNN from the coding sequence ATGAAATCTAATGTTTTAAAAACCATTTTGCCGCTAGCAGTTGTTGCGGTTGGTTTGACTAGTGCGGCAAGCACTTCGTCTCTAAGCTCAAAATCCGTGGCCCAACAGGGCTACCAGCACATTGCAAATCCAGACAGCTGTAACGCTGTTCAGCAGTGTGATGAAGGAGGAAATTTTAATTGTAAAATTGGAGCATCCAGCGGTTCTGGCGCCCAGCTTTATGATTCAAATTGTGTAACCCCTCTGAAAAGAAGCACTAATAATTAA